Proteins encoded in a region of the Zea mays cultivar B73 chromosome 4, Zm-B73-REFERENCE-NAM-5.0, whole genome shotgun sequence genome:
- the LOC100217179 gene encoding retinoblastoma-related protein 3 isoform X1: MDGVAKPSTSSGSGVTDSASAAAASIDERFADLCESKLGLDDSMTRQAMQLFNETKNIKSSMSSLGGGSPEEVERFWSACVMYCVSRLSKARRSKESGSVSLCQILRASKLNIVDFFKEMPQFCIKVAHILTGLYGSDWEKRLELKELQANVVHLSLLSRHYKRAYQELFLPNDGKCSDSSSESNNQEVSDYYRFGWLLFLVLRIQTFSRFKDLVTSTNELVSVLAVLIIHIPVRLRNFDIKDSSYFGKKSDRGVSLIASLCEKYHTSEDELSKALEKTNTLILDILKKKPWTATSACQQDNLTFIDPEGLTVFKDLLQGGSLKSSLLILEKEYENAINTRGELDERMFANDEDSLLGSGSLSGGAINLPGTKRKYDVMASPAKSISSPNPMSPPRFCLSPKGNSFCNSKMAPITPVSTAMTTAKWLRSTVSPLPSKPSGELLRFFSACDKDVTDDIVHRAGIILGAIFTSSSFGEQICTNMRSANRMDAIWTEQRKMEALKLYYRVLESMCRAESQILSGNNLTLLLSNERFHRCMIACSAELVLATHKTVTLMFPAVLEKTGITAFDLSKVIEGFVRHEDTLPRELKRHLNSLEERLLESMSWEKGSSMYNSLIVARPVLSIEINRLGLLAEPMPSLDAIAAHHNISMGGLPPLPFQKQERLQDKDEIRSPKRACTERRHVPVDSNSFRSQVKDSIKLKLPPPLQSAFASPTRPNPAAGGETCAETGIAVFFSKISKLAAIRIRSLCERLQLSQQVLERVYSLVQQILSQQTGLFFNRHIDQIILCSIYGVAKISQLQLSFKEIVFGYRKQPQCKPQVFRSVYVHWPPTSHNGKTGEDHVDIITFYNEVFIPAVKPLLVEVGPGASPKRKEEGKGPYPESPRLARFPNLPDMSPKKVSATHNVYVSPLRSSKMDTLLSPSPKSYYACVGESTYAFQSPSKDLKAINNRLNSWKKVSGRLNFDIVSDLVVASSLNGVQNAKPAATEVVPTKTPVKCEPSES, translated from the exons ATGGACGGAGTCGCCAAGCCGTCCACGAGCTCGGGGTCGGGGGTCACGGATAGTGCCTCCGCCGCCGCGGCCTCCATAGATGAGAGGTTCGCCGATCTGTGCGAG AGCAAGCTGGGACTAGACGACAGCATGACGAGGCAGGCAATGCAGCTTTTCAATGAGACCAAGAACATCAAGTCCAGCATGTCTTCCTTGGGCGGTGGATCG CCCGAGGAGGTCGAGAGGTTCTGGTCTGCCTGTGTTATGTACTGTGTGTCAAGGCTCAGCAAAGCGCGGAGGTCGAAGGAAAGTGGCAGTGTCTCACTTTGCCAGATTTTGAGGGCATCTAAGCTGAA CATTGTGGATTTTTTCAAGGAGATGCCGCAATTCTGCATAAAGGTTGCACACATTTTGACTGGCCTATATGGTTCAGATTGGGAAAAGAGGCTTGAG TTGAAGGAACTGCAAGCGAATGTTGTCCATTTAAGCTTGCTAAGCAG GCACTACAAGCGTGCATATCAGGAGCTATTCTTGCCAAATGATGGAAAGTGTTCAGACAGCTCTTCAGAATCAAACAACCAAGAGGTTTCTGATTATTATCGCTTTGGATGGTTGCTCTTTTTAGTCCTAAGAATCCAAACATTCAGCAGATTCAAGGATCTTGTGACATCTACGAATGAACTAGTTTCTGTGTTG GCTGTACTTATCATTCATATTCCTGTGCGGCTAAGGAATTTCGATATAAAGGATTCATCCTACTTTG GTAAGAAATCAGATAGGGGAGTCAGTCTTATTGCTTCTCTGTGTGAAAAATATCATACCTCAGAAGATGAGTTGAGCAAAGCACTGGAGAAGACAAATACTCTCATACTGGATATTTTGAAAAAGAAGCCATGGACAGCTACTTCAGCATGCCAACAGGATAATTTGACTTTCATTGATCCAG AAGGGTTGACAGTTTTTAAGGATTTGCTTCAGGGAGGCTCATTGAAATCAAGTCTTCTAATCCTGGAAAAAGAATATGAAAATGCAATTAACACAAGAGGCGAGCTAGATGAGCGCATGTTTGCTAATGATGAGGACAGTTTACTTGGCAGTGGAAGCCTTTCAGGTGGAGCCATTAATTTACCAGGCACAAAG AGAAAGTATGATGTTATGGCCTCACCTGCAAAATCAATATCAAGCCCAAATCCAATGTCTCCTCCACGTTTTTGTCTATCTCCTAAAGGAAACAGCTTTTGCAACTCAAAGATGGCTCCTATCACTCCAGTGAGCACAGCCATGACAACTGCCAAGTGGCTTCGGAGTACAGTATCTCCGCTTCCATCAAAACCTTCTGGGGAACTATTGCGCTTCTTCTCAGCATGTGATAAGGATGTAACAGATGACATTGTACACAGAGCTGGGATTATACTTGGAGCCATATTCACGAGCAGTTCTTTTGGTGAACAGATCTGTACTAATATGCGAAGCGCTAATAGGATGGATGCTATTTGGACAGAGCAAAGAAAAATGGAAGCCCTTAAGCTATATTATAGGGTTCTGGAATCTATGTGTAGGGCAGAGTCACAGATCTTGAGTGGGAACAATCTTACATTACTTTTGTCTAATGAACGTTTCCATCGGTGTATGATTGCATGTTCTGCGGAGTTAGTTCTTGCAACTCACAAGACTGTCACTTTGATGTTCCCagctgtgttggagaagactggcATTACAGCCTTTGACTTGAGTAAAGTCATAGAGGGTTTTGTTCGGCATGAAGATACACTCCCCAGAGAGTTAAAGCGTCATCTGAATTCTCTTGAGGAACGGCTTCTGGAAAGCATGTCATGGGAGAAAGGGTCATCAATGTACAATTCTTTGATTGTTGCTAGGCCAGTACTATCTATCGAAATAAATCGGTTAGGTTTACTGGCTGAACCGATGCCATCACTTGATGCAATTGCAGCACATCATAATATCTCAATGGGTGGCCTGCCGCCTCTTCCCTTCCAGAAACAGGAGCGTTTGCAAG ATAAAGATGAAATCAGGTCTCCCAAAAGGGCGTGCACTGAGAGGAGACATGTGCCGGTGGACAGCAATTCATTTCGATCACAAGTGAAGGACAGTATTAAATTGAAGCTACCACCTCCTCTTCAATCAGCTTTTGCAAG TCCAACAAGACCGAATCCTGCAGCAGGAGGTGAAACATGCGCAGAGACAGGAATAGCTGTGTTCTTTAGCAAG ATATCAAAACTTGCAGCCATTAGAATCAGAAGTCTCTGTGAAAGACTGCAACTTTCTCAGCAAGTTCTGGAGCGAGTATATTCCCTTGTCCAGCAAATCCTTAGCCAACAGACTGGTCTCTTCTTCAACAGGCACATTGATCAGATCATACTATGCAGCATATATGGAGTTGCCAAG ATCTCTCAACTGCAACTTTCATTCAAGGAGATTGTTTTTGGGTATAGGAAACAACCTCAATGCAAGCCACAAGTTTTTCGAAGTGTTTATGTTCATTGGCCCCCAACAAGCCATAATGGG AAAACAGGAGAAGATCATGTTGATATTATCACTTTCTACAATGAAGTATTTATTCCTGCTGTCAAGCCTTTGTTAGTGGAGGTTGGACCTGGTGCTAGTCCAAAGaggaaagaagagggaaaag GTCCATACCCAGAATCCCCTCGGCTAGCTCGGTTTCCGAACCTTCCTGACATGTCTCCAAAGAAGGTTTCTGCTACTCATAATGTATATGTCTCGCCACTACGATCATCAAAG ATGGATACTTTACTCTCACCAAGCCCAAAGAGCTATTATGCATGTGTCGGCGAGAGTACCTATGCGTTCCAAAGCCCCTCCAAGGACCTGAAGGCTATCAACAACCGCCTAAATAG TTGGAAGAAAGTTAGCGGACGATTGAACTTCGACATTGTCAGCGATCTGGTCGTTGCCAGTAGCCTCAACGGCGTTCAAAATGCCAAGCCCGCAGCCACGGAAGTGGTTCCCACCAAGACACCGGTGAAGTGCGAGCCATCTGAATCGTGA
- the LOC100217179 gene encoding retinoblastoma-related protein 3 isoform X4, whose product MDGVAKPSTSSGSGVTDSASAAAASIDERFADLCESKLGLDDSMTRQAMQLFNETKNIKSSMSSLGGGSPEEVERFWSACVMYCVSRLSKARRSKESGSVSLCQILRASKLNIVDFFKEMPQFCIKVAHILTGLYGSDWEKRLELKELQANVVHLSLLSRHYKRAYQELFLPNDGKCSDSSSESNNQEVSDYYRFGWLLFLVLRIQTFSRFKDLVTSTNELVSVLAVLIIHIPVRLRNFDIKDSSYFGKKSDRGVSLIASLCEKYHTSEDELSKALEKTNTLILDILKKKPWTATSACQQDNLTFIDPEGLTVFKDLLQGGSLKSSLLILEKEYENAINTRGELDERMFANDEDSLLGSGSLSGGAINLPGTKRKYDVMASPAKSISSPNPMSPPRFCLSPKGNSFCNSKMAPITPVSTAMTTAKWLRSTVSPLPSKPSGELLRFFSACDKDVTDDIVHRAGIILGAIFTSSSFGEQICTNMRSANRMDAIWTEQRKMEALKLYYRVLESMCRAESQILSGNNLTLLLSNERFHRCMIACSAELVLATHKTVTLMFPAVLEKTGITAFDLSKVIEGFVRHEDTLPRELKRHLNSLEERLLESMSWEKGSSMYNSLIVARPVLSIEINRLGLLAEPMPSLDAIAAHHNISMGGLPPLPFQKQERLQDKDEIRSPKRACTERRHVPVDSNSFRSQVKDSIKLKLPPPLQSAFASPTRPNPAAGGETCAETGIAVFFSKISKLAAIRIRSLCERLQLSQQVLERVYSLVQQILSQQTGLFFNRHIDQIILCSIYGVAKISQLQLSFKEIVFGYRKQPQCKPQVFRSVYVHWPPTSHNGKTGEDHVDIITFYNEVFIPAVKPLLVEVGPGASPKRKEEGKVGPYPESPRLARFPNLPDMSPKKVSATHNVYVSPLRSSKPKELLCMCRREYLCVPKPLQGPEGYQQPPK is encoded by the exons ATGGACGGAGTCGCCAAGCCGTCCACGAGCTCGGGGTCGGGGGTCACGGATAGTGCCTCCGCCGCCGCGGCCTCCATAGATGAGAGGTTCGCCGATCTGTGCGAG AGCAAGCTGGGACTAGACGACAGCATGACGAGGCAGGCAATGCAGCTTTTCAATGAGACCAAGAACATCAAGTCCAGCATGTCTTCCTTGGGCGGTGGATCG CCCGAGGAGGTCGAGAGGTTCTGGTCTGCCTGTGTTATGTACTGTGTGTCAAGGCTCAGCAAAGCGCGGAGGTCGAAGGAAAGTGGCAGTGTCTCACTTTGCCAGATTTTGAGGGCATCTAAGCTGAA CATTGTGGATTTTTTCAAGGAGATGCCGCAATTCTGCATAAAGGTTGCACACATTTTGACTGGCCTATATGGTTCAGATTGGGAAAAGAGGCTTGAG TTGAAGGAACTGCAAGCGAATGTTGTCCATTTAAGCTTGCTAAGCAG GCACTACAAGCGTGCATATCAGGAGCTATTCTTGCCAAATGATGGAAAGTGTTCAGACAGCTCTTCAGAATCAAACAACCAAGAGGTTTCTGATTATTATCGCTTTGGATGGTTGCTCTTTTTAGTCCTAAGAATCCAAACATTCAGCAGATTCAAGGATCTTGTGACATCTACGAATGAACTAGTTTCTGTGTTG GCTGTACTTATCATTCATATTCCTGTGCGGCTAAGGAATTTCGATATAAAGGATTCATCCTACTTTG GTAAGAAATCAGATAGGGGAGTCAGTCTTATTGCTTCTCTGTGTGAAAAATATCATACCTCAGAAGATGAGTTGAGCAAAGCACTGGAGAAGACAAATACTCTCATACTGGATATTTTGAAAAAGAAGCCATGGACAGCTACTTCAGCATGCCAACAGGATAATTTGACTTTCATTGATCCAG AAGGGTTGACAGTTTTTAAGGATTTGCTTCAGGGAGGCTCATTGAAATCAAGTCTTCTAATCCTGGAAAAAGAATATGAAAATGCAATTAACACAAGAGGCGAGCTAGATGAGCGCATGTTTGCTAATGATGAGGACAGTTTACTTGGCAGTGGAAGCCTTTCAGGTGGAGCCATTAATTTACCAGGCACAAAG AGAAAGTATGATGTTATGGCCTCACCTGCAAAATCAATATCAAGCCCAAATCCAATGTCTCCTCCACGTTTTTGTCTATCTCCTAAAGGAAACAGCTTTTGCAACTCAAAGATGGCTCCTATCACTCCAGTGAGCACAGCCATGACAACTGCCAAGTGGCTTCGGAGTACAGTATCTCCGCTTCCATCAAAACCTTCTGGGGAACTATTGCGCTTCTTCTCAGCATGTGATAAGGATGTAACAGATGACATTGTACACAGAGCTGGGATTATACTTGGAGCCATATTCACGAGCAGTTCTTTTGGTGAACAGATCTGTACTAATATGCGAAGCGCTAATAGGATGGATGCTATTTGGACAGAGCAAAGAAAAATGGAAGCCCTTAAGCTATATTATAGGGTTCTGGAATCTATGTGTAGGGCAGAGTCACAGATCTTGAGTGGGAACAATCTTACATTACTTTTGTCTAATGAACGTTTCCATCGGTGTATGATTGCATGTTCTGCGGAGTTAGTTCTTGCAACTCACAAGACTGTCACTTTGATGTTCCCagctgtgttggagaagactggcATTACAGCCTTTGACTTGAGTAAAGTCATAGAGGGTTTTGTTCGGCATGAAGATACACTCCCCAGAGAGTTAAAGCGTCATCTGAATTCTCTTGAGGAACGGCTTCTGGAAAGCATGTCATGGGAGAAAGGGTCATCAATGTACAATTCTTTGATTGTTGCTAGGCCAGTACTATCTATCGAAATAAATCGGTTAGGTTTACTGGCTGAACCGATGCCATCACTTGATGCAATTGCAGCACATCATAATATCTCAATGGGTGGCCTGCCGCCTCTTCCCTTCCAGAAACAGGAGCGTTTGCAAG ATAAAGATGAAATCAGGTCTCCCAAAAGGGCGTGCACTGAGAGGAGACATGTGCCGGTGGACAGCAATTCATTTCGATCACAAGTGAAGGACAGTATTAAATTGAAGCTACCACCTCCTCTTCAATCAGCTTTTGCAAG TCCAACAAGACCGAATCCTGCAGCAGGAGGTGAAACATGCGCAGAGACAGGAATAGCTGTGTTCTTTAGCAAG ATATCAAAACTTGCAGCCATTAGAATCAGAAGTCTCTGTGAAAGACTGCAACTTTCTCAGCAAGTTCTGGAGCGAGTATATTCCCTTGTCCAGCAAATCCTTAGCCAACAGACTGGTCTCTTCTTCAACAGGCACATTGATCAGATCATACTATGCAGCATATATGGAGTTGCCAAG ATCTCTCAACTGCAACTTTCATTCAAGGAGATTGTTTTTGGGTATAGGAAACAACCTCAATGCAAGCCACAAGTTTTTCGAAGTGTTTATGTTCATTGGCCCCCAACAAGCCATAATGGG AAAACAGGAGAAGATCATGTTGATATTATCACTTTCTACAATGAAGTATTTATTCCTGCTGTCAAGCCTTTGTTAGTGGAGGTTGGACCTGGTGCTAGTCCAAAGaggaaagaagagggaaaag TAGGTCCATACCCAGAATCCCCTCGGCTAGCTCGGTTTCCGAACCTTCCTGACATGTCTCCAAAGAAGGTTTCTGCTACTCATAATGTATATGTCTCGCCACTACGATCATCAAAG CCCAAAGAGCTATTATGCATGTGTCGGCGAGAGTACCTATGCGTTCCAAAGCCCCTCCAAGGACCTGAAGGCTATCAACAACCGCCTAAATAG
- the LOC100217179 gene encoding retinoblastoma-related protein 3 isoform X6, with protein MPQFCIKVAHILTGLYGSDWEKRLELKELQANVVHLSLLSRHYKRAYQELFLPNDGKCSDSSSESNNQEVSDYYRFGWLLFLVLRIQTFSRFKDLVTSTNELVSVLAVLIIHIPVRLRNFDIKDSSYFGKKSDRGVSLIASLCEKYHTSEDELSKALEKTNTLILDILKKKPWTATSACQQDNLTFIDPEGLTVFKDLLQGGSLKSSLLILEKEYENAINTRGELDERMFANDEDSLLGSGSLSGGAINLPGTKRKYDVMASPAKSISSPNPMSPPRFCLSPKGNSFCNSKMAPITPVSTAMTTAKWLRSTVSPLPSKPSGELLRFFSACDKDVTDDIVHRAGIILGAIFTSSSFGEQICTNMRSANRMDAIWTEQRKMEALKLYYRVLESMCRAESQILSGNNLTLLLSNERFHRCMIACSAELVLATHKTVTLMFPAVLEKTGITAFDLSKVIEGFVRHEDTLPRELKRHLNSLEERLLESMSWEKGSSMYNSLIVARPVLSIEINRLGLLAEPMPSLDAIAAHHNISMGGLPPLPFQKQERLQDKDEIRSPKRACTERRHVPVDSNSFRSQVKDSIKLKLPPPLQSAFASPTRPNPAAGGETCAETGIAVFFSKISKLAAIRIRSLCERLQLSQQVLERVYSLVQQILSQQTGLFFNRHIDQIILCSIYGVAKISQLQLSFKEIVFGYRKQPQCKPQVFRSVYVHWPPTSHNGKTGEDHVDIITFYNEVFIPAVKPLLVEVGPGASPKRKEEGKVGPYPESPRLARFPNLPDMSPKKVSATHNVYVSPLRSSKMDTLLSPSPKSYYACVGESTYAFQSPSKDLKAINNRLNSWKKVSGRLNFDIVSDLVVASSLNGVQNAKPAATEVVPTKTPVKCEPSES; from the exons ATGCCGCAATTCTGCATAAAGGTTGCACACATTTTGACTGGCCTATATGGTTCAGATTGGGAAAAGAGGCTTGAG TTGAAGGAACTGCAAGCGAATGTTGTCCATTTAAGCTTGCTAAGCAG GCACTACAAGCGTGCATATCAGGAGCTATTCTTGCCAAATGATGGAAAGTGTTCAGACAGCTCTTCAGAATCAAACAACCAAGAGGTTTCTGATTATTATCGCTTTGGATGGTTGCTCTTTTTAGTCCTAAGAATCCAAACATTCAGCAGATTCAAGGATCTTGTGACATCTACGAATGAACTAGTTTCTGTGTTG GCTGTACTTATCATTCATATTCCTGTGCGGCTAAGGAATTTCGATATAAAGGATTCATCCTACTTTG GTAAGAAATCAGATAGGGGAGTCAGTCTTATTGCTTCTCTGTGTGAAAAATATCATACCTCAGAAGATGAGTTGAGCAAAGCACTGGAGAAGACAAATACTCTCATACTGGATATTTTGAAAAAGAAGCCATGGACAGCTACTTCAGCATGCCAACAGGATAATTTGACTTTCATTGATCCAG AAGGGTTGACAGTTTTTAAGGATTTGCTTCAGGGAGGCTCATTGAAATCAAGTCTTCTAATCCTGGAAAAAGAATATGAAAATGCAATTAACACAAGAGGCGAGCTAGATGAGCGCATGTTTGCTAATGATGAGGACAGTTTACTTGGCAGTGGAAGCCTTTCAGGTGGAGCCATTAATTTACCAGGCACAAAG AGAAAGTATGATGTTATGGCCTCACCTGCAAAATCAATATCAAGCCCAAATCCAATGTCTCCTCCACGTTTTTGTCTATCTCCTAAAGGAAACAGCTTTTGCAACTCAAAGATGGCTCCTATCACTCCAGTGAGCACAGCCATGACAACTGCCAAGTGGCTTCGGAGTACAGTATCTCCGCTTCCATCAAAACCTTCTGGGGAACTATTGCGCTTCTTCTCAGCATGTGATAAGGATGTAACAGATGACATTGTACACAGAGCTGGGATTATACTTGGAGCCATATTCACGAGCAGTTCTTTTGGTGAACAGATCTGTACTAATATGCGAAGCGCTAATAGGATGGATGCTATTTGGACAGAGCAAAGAAAAATGGAAGCCCTTAAGCTATATTATAGGGTTCTGGAATCTATGTGTAGGGCAGAGTCACAGATCTTGAGTGGGAACAATCTTACATTACTTTTGTCTAATGAACGTTTCCATCGGTGTATGATTGCATGTTCTGCGGAGTTAGTTCTTGCAACTCACAAGACTGTCACTTTGATGTTCCCagctgtgttggagaagactggcATTACAGCCTTTGACTTGAGTAAAGTCATAGAGGGTTTTGTTCGGCATGAAGATACACTCCCCAGAGAGTTAAAGCGTCATCTGAATTCTCTTGAGGAACGGCTTCTGGAAAGCATGTCATGGGAGAAAGGGTCATCAATGTACAATTCTTTGATTGTTGCTAGGCCAGTACTATCTATCGAAATAAATCGGTTAGGTTTACTGGCTGAACCGATGCCATCACTTGATGCAATTGCAGCACATCATAATATCTCAATGGGTGGCCTGCCGCCTCTTCCCTTCCAGAAACAGGAGCGTTTGCAAG ATAAAGATGAAATCAGGTCTCCCAAAAGGGCGTGCACTGAGAGGAGACATGTGCCGGTGGACAGCAATTCATTTCGATCACAAGTGAAGGACAGTATTAAATTGAAGCTACCACCTCCTCTTCAATCAGCTTTTGCAAG TCCAACAAGACCGAATCCTGCAGCAGGAGGTGAAACATGCGCAGAGACAGGAATAGCTGTGTTCTTTAGCAAG ATATCAAAACTTGCAGCCATTAGAATCAGAAGTCTCTGTGAAAGACTGCAACTTTCTCAGCAAGTTCTGGAGCGAGTATATTCCCTTGTCCAGCAAATCCTTAGCCAACAGACTGGTCTCTTCTTCAACAGGCACATTGATCAGATCATACTATGCAGCATATATGGAGTTGCCAAG ATCTCTCAACTGCAACTTTCATTCAAGGAGATTGTTTTTGGGTATAGGAAACAACCTCAATGCAAGCCACAAGTTTTTCGAAGTGTTTATGTTCATTGGCCCCCAACAAGCCATAATGGG AAAACAGGAGAAGATCATGTTGATATTATCACTTTCTACAATGAAGTATTTATTCCTGCTGTCAAGCCTTTGTTAGTGGAGGTTGGACCTGGTGCTAGTCCAAAGaggaaagaagagggaaaag TAGGTCCATACCCAGAATCCCCTCGGCTAGCTCGGTTTCCGAACCTTCCTGACATGTCTCCAAAGAAGGTTTCTGCTACTCATAATGTATATGTCTCGCCACTACGATCATCAAAG ATGGATACTTTACTCTCACCAAGCCCAAAGAGCTATTATGCATGTGTCGGCGAGAGTACCTATGCGTTCCAAAGCCCCTCCAAGGACCTGAAGGCTATCAACAACCGCCTAAATAG TTGGAAGAAAGTTAGCGGACGATTGAACTTCGACATTGTCAGCGATCTGGTCGTTGCCAGTAGCCTCAACGGCGTTCAAAATGCCAAGCCCGCAGCCACGGAAGTGGTTCCCACCAAGACACCGGTGAAGTGCGAGCCATCTGAATCGTGA